The Natronogracilivirga saccharolytica DNA segment AAACGGGTCAGGTCGAGGAGAAAAGCCTGGTCTACAAAATCAGCAAATACATCGAGCGTGTGCTTTACCGGCATGCCGACCTGGTCATCCCGGTTACCAGGCGTTCCGAGGAACTGATAAAAATCACGGAGCCGGAAGCACGAACGCATGTCATTTACAACGGGGTGGATGTCAGCCATTTCCGGAGAGTGGATAAGCCTTATGATATCATAGACGAGCCGCTGCGCCGCGATGTGTTCCGGGTGGGGTACGCCGGGACCATAGGTGTCATCCACGATCTCGAAACGGTTGTCCGCGCGGCTAAAATGCTGGAAGATGAAGAAGATATCGAGTTTTTGCTGATCGGCGACGGCAGCCGTTCGCACCAGCTCAAAAAAATGCTCGACGAACACCGGCCGAAGAACATCCGCTGGATCGGAAGCAAATCACACAAGACGATTCCGGCGTATCTGTCCACATTCGACCTTGCCCTTAATCCGGTCTTCGACACCCGTGTTTTTGAATCCATACTTACCGTCAAGTTTTTCGAATACCTTGCCTGCGAGGTACCGGTGATTTCCACGGCGCGGGGCATTCTCAAGGAGGTGGGCGAGATCAGCAAGGCGGCGGTCACCCTCCCGCCGGAGGATCCCGAAGTACTTGCCCGCACCATCCTCTCACTCAAAAAAGACGAAAAAAAGCGTGAGCAGCTGCGCTCGAACAGCAGAACTTTTGTAGAAACCTACTTCGACAGAAAAAAATGGGCCGGCGAACTGTCGGAAGTACTGAAATCGCGTCTGAACCGGTCCACCGATTCACCAACTCCTCACCACTCTCTTCACAAAGACATATCCAGTTCCGGATATAACTGGTAAGCACTATGAGCAAAGAAGCAAAAAAAGACGAAATTCAATTGCTGGATGCCCTGATTGTTCTGGCAAAGGACAAATGGCTGGTTTTCAAGATCGTTTTTTCGGTCACCCTGATCGCCCTGATCATCAGTCTGATCTGGCCCCAAACCTACAAATCGAGTGCCACGGTACTGCCGCCGGACCAGCAGCAGACCTTTTCCGGCATTGCCGGAATGCTGGGCGGAATGGTGCCGATGAACCTGGGCACCGAACCGCAGGTGAATCCGGAGGCCATGCTGACCATCCTCAACAGCCGGTCCATGCGGGTGGCACTGATCGATGAATTTGATCTCTATGAGGTGTACGAAAGCGATATTATTGAAGAGTTGCTGCTGAAGCTGGAACAGAATGTTTCCATAGAGGAAAGCCGTGAAGGCGGATTCGGTTTCAATCCCATAACATCCATTCGTATTTCCATCACAGACCGGGAGCCGGAACTTGCCCAGGCGATGACACGATTCATGGTAGAACGGCTGGAGGAGACGGTCAATGAACTCAACCGGATGAATGCGTTCGAACAATACGATATCCTGGCCGAACGCTACGAACGAAATGTGCGCGAACTTGAAGAGGCCGAACTTGCCCTGAAGGAGTTTCAGGAGACGTACGGACTGATTGAAGTGGAAAAGCAGGCTGAGGCGATCATCGACAATCTGGCTGACATCAAATCACAAATGATTGAAACTGAAATCGCCATGAATGTGATGAGGGAGAGTGTCAGTGAGAACAATCCCGAACTGCGCAACCTCAGACGCACCTATCGCGAGCTGGACAAGAAGTACAACGAGCTTGTACAGAAAAGCGACCAGGAAGCCCGGACTGCGGATGTGGTTCATCCCATTCTGGATATGCCCGAACTTGCCCTGCAGTACTATCGCCTTTACAGAGAGGTTACGGTCCAGAACACCATCTATGAAACCATTTATCCGCAGTATGACTTTCAGCTGACCATTGCCGAGGCCGACAAGCGCGGTGTTCAGGTTCTTGATGAAGCCCATCTGCCGACGTACAAAGATGCACCGAAACGGGCGTTTATTGTGCTGGGCGGAATGGTATTCAGCATTTTTGTTTCTTTCATGCTTGTGTTCTACCGCCACACCATGGCCGTCGGACGCGAAACCAATTCGGCGCGCTATCAGCAGATCCGGGAGCTGCAGGAGAACCTGCGATTTTCCTTCCGAAGAAAGAAGAACAATAATGAAGACCGGTAACATCCGCTTGTGTCTTCCCTCTTTGACCATATTGCCGTAAAAGACAACCGCACAGAATGGCTGATTGCCGGCGGGGTAGTACTGGTCTTTGCCTTTTTCAGGCTGGTGACCTGGTCGATGGGGCTGCCCCCGCTTGACCTGGTTGCCCTTGCCGGTCTCATTTTCGTTTACGGGATTACCCGCACGGTAACGCAACCTGTACTGCTGCTGATTCTTATCACAACCGGCTCACTGCTGGGCAATCTGATCCTGATTGTCGAAGACGGACTGATCCCGTTTTCCCTTTTCCAGATCTTCTACATTTTCGGATTGCTGGTGTTCGTCATGCGTTGGTTCATGACCGGCTTTGAACCGATCCGCAAAACAGGATTTGAACTGGAGATCGCTCTGTTCTTCTCACTCATCTTTTTATCCATTATCTGGACCCCTGATGCCGAAAAGGCTTTTCTGCATGCCCTGCGGGTTCTGGTCCTCTCAGGGCTGCTTTTCCTGTTTGTCAACTGGATCAAAAAGCCGCAGGAAATTGTCTGGGTGATCTATTCGATGATTGCGGTAGGAGCTGTAATCGGTGCCATAGCTATCATCGAAACCATTAACAATCCGATTGCCATTGTGCAGGACATGTACACCGAGGGTACGCGGCTGGCCGGACGCGCCCGCATCGGACAGGTGGATCCCAACATTTTCGGCTCGCTCTTTTTTCTGCCGCTGGCCTACCTGGCGTCACAGACATTTTCCGGCATATCTTACTGGAAACGAGTATTAAGCGCTCTGTTCTTTCTGATTTTATTTGCCGCTGTTCTGGTCACCTTTTCAAGAAGCTCCTGGGTTTCGGTTCTGGTTATGCTGATTTTCCTTGCCGTCTTTTACCGGCAGTATAACCTTTTTCTTTTCGGTGCCGCGGCGGGTATCATACTGGTAATTGCCGTTCCGGAACTGCAGTATCTGCTGCAAAATATTTTTAACCGCTTTATAGACCTTTTTTCGGGCGAAGTTGACACCTCCAACTTTATCCGTATCATGCTGCTGGACGGCTCCCTCCGTATCTTTTTTGACAGCTGGCTGCTGGGCGTAGGCTGGCGCGGGTTTCCCGATGCATTTCTCTCCTATTACAACCTGCAGGAAACACTCGGAGTGTATGAGCCCCACAACGTTATATATCAGGTATATTCCGAACTCGGATTGATCGGGCTGATTATCTTCACCTTTATCGTTTACAAGATATTCGCCATGGCATGGCACAATATCCGGTTGAGCAAAACTCTCGCACACAAAAACATCGCAGTCGCTCTTTTTGCGGCTTTTCTTGCCTATGCCGTTTTTTATCAGTTTATCGGGTTTGGCTTTCTTGACAATCAGTTATGGATCACCACCGGACTCATTATCGCTCTGAATTACTACCTCAGAAACCAAAATGATCCGGATGAAGCAACATCATCAGCGCAGGAAAAAATAACAGCTGCCTGACCATCTAACGGGATCTATATGGCAAATCAAAGACCCCAAAAACACCTGATCGTTCTCAGTGCCAGCTATCCATTCGGGAATGGAGAAATTTTCCTTGAAAATGAACTCCCGTTTCTCGTCGAACGATTCGGACATATCTTCCTGCTGCCAACGTTTTCGTACGGTTCCCCGAGAAACCTTCCGGATGGTGTGACCCTGCTCCCCCCGGAACCACCTTCACAGTGGCGGCTATTGGAGTTTATTCGCGGCTTTTTGTCATCCGGGGGTATGTTTTTACCTGAATGGAAACGTGCATCGGGCCATCCCTTTTCACCGTATCAATTCTATCTCACATCACGGACACTGGGGATTGCGCGCCGGATGGAACAGCGCATACTGAAGACCATTGCTTATTATAATCTTAAGGATGGCATCATTTATTCCTACTGGATGCAGCAGGCGTGCATGGGGGGAATCATGGCGGCCCGAAAGCACAGCTGGACGGTGGCAACCCGTGTACACGGCGGCGACTTGTACACCGAGCGATATGCCGGCAATTTTTTGCCGTGGCATGAATGGAAAGTGCGCAATGCGGATTATATTTTTCCGGTATCACAAAACGGCCGTGATTATCTGGCGCAGCGATACCCCGGCTGTGCCGGTAAGATCCGTCTGATGAAACTGGGTGTCAGCGGTCCGGCCAGAATTCCGCCGGATCCTTCCCCCAAAACAAAAACCGATGCCGGTCCGGAGTCGTTGCATCTGGCTTCCTGCTCCTCAGTAATCCCGTTGAAACGGGTGGATCACATTCTTGAGACGGTGCACAAACTAAAAGAACTGTTACCCGCCCTGGAAATTCGCTGGACGCATATCGGAAACGGTCCGCAATTCTCATCACTGCAAAACCGTGCCCGGAGCATCACCCGTGAAGGTCTGCGAATCGACCTGAAAGGCCACCTCCCGAACAATGAGGTCAGACAATTCTACCAGACCGG contains these protein-coding regions:
- a CDS encoding glycosyltransferase family 4 protein, whose translation is MKLLFLSQYYPPETGAGATRAETLRRYLAGLGWEIDILCELPNYPDGEIPEEFRDRFFHETLEENGSSVVRTWVIPTRRENFFQQIRMFASWMFSSFLYGLMNPKKYDAVYATSPPIFGAISGLMLARLYRIPFFFEVRDLWPDAALETGQVEEKSLVYKISKYIERVLYRHADLVIPVTRRSEELIKITEPEARTHVIYNGVDVSHFRRVDKPYDIIDEPLRRDVFRVGYAGTIGVIHDLETVVRAAKMLEDEEDIEFLLIGDGSRSHQLKKMLDEHRPKNIRWIGSKSHKTIPAYLSTFDLALNPVFDTRVFESILTVKFFEYLACEVPVISTARGILKEVGEISKAAVTLPPEDPEVLARTILSLKKDEKKREQLRSNSRTFVETYFDRKKWAGELSEVLKSRLNRSTDSPTPHHSLHKDISSSGYNW
- a CDS encoding GumC family protein, coding for MSKEAKKDEIQLLDALIVLAKDKWLVFKIVFSVTLIALIISLIWPQTYKSSATVLPPDQQQTFSGIAGMLGGMVPMNLGTEPQVNPEAMLTILNSRSMRVALIDEFDLYEVYESDIIEELLLKLEQNVSIEESREGGFGFNPITSIRISITDREPELAQAMTRFMVERLEETVNELNRMNAFEQYDILAERYERNVRELEEAELALKEFQETYGLIEVEKQAEAIIDNLADIKSQMIETEIAMNVMRESVSENNPELRNLRRTYRELDKKYNELVQKSDQEARTADVVHPILDMPELALQYYRLYREVTVQNTIYETIYPQYDFQLTIAEADKRGVQVLDEAHLPTYKDAPKRAFIVLGGMVFSIFVSFMLVFYRHTMAVGRETNSARYQQIRELQENLRFSFRRKKNNNEDR
- a CDS encoding O-antigen ligase family protein, which codes for MSSLFDHIAVKDNRTEWLIAGGVVLVFAFFRLVTWSMGLPPLDLVALAGLIFVYGITRTVTQPVLLLILITTGSLLGNLILIVEDGLIPFSLFQIFYIFGLLVFVMRWFMTGFEPIRKTGFELEIALFFSLIFLSIIWTPDAEKAFLHALRVLVLSGLLFLFVNWIKKPQEIVWVIYSMIAVGAVIGAIAIIETINNPIAIVQDMYTEGTRLAGRARIGQVDPNIFGSLFFLPLAYLASQTFSGISYWKRVLSALFFLILFAAVLVTFSRSSWVSVLVMLIFLAVFYRQYNLFLFGAAAGIILVIAVPELQYLLQNIFNRFIDLFSGEVDTSNFIRIMLLDGSLRIFFDSWLLGVGWRGFPDAFLSYYNLQETLGVYEPHNVIYQVYSELGLIGLIIFTFIVYKIFAMAWHNIRLSKTLAHKNIAVALFAAFLAYAVFYQFIGFGFLDNQLWITTGLIIALNYYLRNQNDPDEATSSAQEKITAA
- a CDS encoding glycosyltransferase, which encodes MANQRPQKHLIVLSASYPFGNGEIFLENELPFLVERFGHIFLLPTFSYGSPRNLPDGVTLLPPEPPSQWRLLEFIRGFLSSGGMFLPEWKRASGHPFSPYQFYLTSRTLGIARRMEQRILKTIAYYNLKDGIIYSYWMQQACMGGIMAARKHSWTVATRVHGGDLYTERYAGNFLPWHEWKVRNADYIFPVSQNGRDYLAQRYPGCAGKIRLMKLGVSGPARIPPDPSPKTKTDAGPESLHLASCSSVIPLKRVDHILETVHKLKELLPALEIRWTHIGNGPQFSSLQNRARSITREGLRIDLKGHLPNNEVRQFYQTGGIDLFVNYSTSEGLPVSIMEAFSCGIPAAAPDVGGIPEIVDKSNGLLFDPDTPPEILAKQISDLYRSGALSDMRTSARIKWEQEFRLESNYQKFADFLYFEL